One region of Pseudomonas sp. B21-040 genomic DNA includes:
- the gltB gene encoding glutamate synthase large subunit codes for MKAGLYQPDEFKDNCGFGLIAHMQGEPSHTLLQTAIEALTCMTHRGGINADGKTGDGCGLLIQKPDVFLRAIAQETFGVELPKQYAVGMVFFNQDPVKAQAARENMNREILAAGLQLVGWRKVPIDTSVLGRLALERLPQIEQVFIGGEGLSDQDMAVKLFTSRRRSSVANAADVDHYVCSFSHKTIIYKGLMMPADLTAFYPDLSDERLQTSICVFHQRFSTNTLPKWPLAQPFRFLAHNGEINTITGNRNWAVARRTKFTNDLMDLEELGPLVNRVGSDSSSMDNMLELMVTGGIDLFRGVRMIIPPAWQNVETMDPDLRAFYEYNSMHMEPWDGPAGVVMTDGRYAVCLLDRNGLRPARWVTTKNGFITLASEIGVWNYQPEDVIAKGRVGPGQIFAVDTETGQILDTDAIDNRLKSRHPYKQWLRKNALRIQATMEDNDHGSAFYDVDQLKQYMKMYQVTFEERDQVLRPLGEQGYEAVGSMGDDTPMAVLSQRVRTPYDYFRQQFAQVTNPPIDPLREAIVMSLEICLGAERNIFQESPEHASRVILSSPVISPAKWRSLMNLDRPGFERAIIDLNYDESVGLEAAIRNVADQAEEAVRSGRTQVVLSDRHIAPGKLPIHASLATGAVHHRLTEKGLRCDSNILVETATARDPHHFAVLIGFGASAVYPFLAYEVLGDLIRTGEVLGDLYEVFKNYRKGITKGLLKILSKMGISTITSYRGAQLFEAIGLSEEVCELSFRGVPSRIKGARFVDIEAEQKALATEAWSPRKPIQQGGLLKFVHGGEYHAYNPDVVNTLQAAVQQGDYSKFKEYTSLVDNRPVSMIRDMFKVKTLDTPLDMSEIEPLESVLKRFDSAGISLGALSPEAHEALAEAMNRLGARSNSGEGGEDPARYGTIKSSKIKQVATGRFGVTPEYLVNAEVLQIKVAQGAKPGEGGQLPGGKVNGLIAKLRYAVPGVTLISPPPHHDIYSIEDLSQLIFDLKQVNPKALVSVKLVAEAGVGTIAAGVAKAYADLITISGYDGGTGASPLTSIKYAGAPWELGLAETHQTLRGNDLRGKVRVQTDGGLKTGLDVIKAAILGAESFGFGTAPMIALGCKYLRICHLNNCATGVATQNEKLRKDHYIGTVDMVVNFFTYVAEETREWLAKLGVRSLEELIGRTDLLEILEGQTAKQNHLDLTPLLGSDHIPADKPQFCQVDRNPPFDKGLLAEKMVDLATSAINDMSGADFALDICNCDRSIGARISGEIARKHGNQGMANAPITFRFKGTAGQSFGVWNAGGLNMYLEGDANDYVGKGMTGGKLVIVPPKGSVYKTQDSAIIGNTCLYGATGGKLFAAGTAGERFAVRNSGAHTVVEGTGDHCCEYMTGGFVCVLGKTGYNFGSGMTGGFAYVLDQDNTFVDRVNHELVEIQRISGEAMEAYRSHLQRVLNEYVEETDSEWGRNLAENLDDYLRRFWLVKPKAANLKSLLSSTRANPQ; via the coding sequence ATGAAAGCAGGTCTGTACCAACCAGATGAATTCAAGGATAACTGCGGTTTCGGCCTGATAGCCCATATGCAGGGCGAGCCCAGTCATACCCTTTTGCAAACGGCCATCGAGGCCCTGACCTGCATGACCCACCGCGGTGGGATCAACGCCGACGGCAAGACCGGTGACGGTTGCGGTCTGCTGATTCAAAAGCCGGACGTGTTCCTGCGAGCGATCGCCCAGGAAACCTTCGGCGTCGAACTGCCCAAGCAATATGCGGTGGGCATGGTCTTCTTCAACCAGGACCCGGTCAAAGCCCAAGCCGCTCGCGAGAACATGAACCGCGAGATCCTGGCCGCTGGCCTGCAGCTCGTCGGCTGGCGCAAAGTGCCGATCGACACCAGCGTCCTCGGCCGCCTGGCCCTCGAGCGCCTGCCGCAGATCGAGCAGGTGTTCATCGGCGGTGAAGGCCTGAGCGATCAGGACATGGCCGTCAAGCTGTTCACGTCCCGTCGTCGCTCGTCCGTGGCCAACGCCGCCGACGTCGATCACTACGTTTGCAGCTTTTCGCACAAGACCATCATTTACAAAGGCCTGATGATGCCGGCGGATTTGACCGCCTTCTATCCAGACCTCAGTGACGAGCGCCTGCAAACCTCGATTTGCGTGTTCCACCAGCGCTTCTCCACCAACACCCTGCCGAAATGGCCGCTGGCTCAACCGTTCCGCTTCCTGGCGCACAACGGCGAGATCAACACCATCACCGGCAACCGCAACTGGGCCGTGGCCCGTCGCACCAAGTTCACCAACGACTTGATGGACCTGGAAGAACTCGGCCCACTGGTCAACCGCGTCGGTTCCGACTCCTCGAGCATGGACAACATGCTGGAGCTGATGGTCACCGGTGGCATCGACCTGTTCCGTGGCGTGCGGATGATCATTCCGCCAGCGTGGCAGAACGTCGAAACCATGGACCCGGACCTGCGTGCGTTCTACGAGTACAACTCGATGCACATGGAGCCGTGGGACGGCCCGGCCGGCGTGGTAATGACCGACGGTCGCTACGCGGTGTGCCTGCTCGACCGTAACGGTCTGCGCCCGGCGCGTTGGGTCACCACCAAAAACGGCTTTATTACCCTGGCCTCGGAAATCGGTGTCTGGAACTACCAGCCTGAAGACGTGATTGCCAAGGGCCGCGTTGGCCCGGGTCAGATCTTTGCCGTGGACACCGAAACCGGTCAGATCCTCGACACCGACGCCATCGACAACCGCTTGAAGTCCCGTCATCCATACAAGCAATGGCTGCGCAAGAATGCCCTGCGCATCCAGGCGACCATGGAAGACAACGACCACGGATCGGCGTTCTATGATGTCGACCAGCTCAAGCAGTACATGAAGATGTATCAGGTCACGTTCGAAGAGCGTGATCAGGTGCTGCGTCCGCTCGGCGAGCAAGGCTACGAAGCCGTGGGCTCGATGGGCGACGATACGCCGATGGCCGTGCTGTCCCAGCGCGTGCGCACGCCGTACGACTATTTCCGCCAGCAGTTCGCGCAGGTCACCAACCCGCCGATCGACCCGCTGCGTGAAGCCATCGTCATGTCGCTGGAGATCTGCCTTGGTGCCGAGCGCAACATCTTCCAGGAGTCGCCGGAACACGCTTCGCGCGTAATCCTCAGCTCGCCGGTCATTTCTCCGGCCAAGTGGCGCTCGCTGATGAACCTCGATCGTCCGGGCTTCGAGCGCGCGATCATTGACCTGAACTACGACGAAAGCGTCGGCCTCGAAGCGGCCATCCGCAACGTCGCCGATCAGGCTGAAGAAGCCGTGCGCTCCGGTCGTACCCAGGTCGTGCTGAGTGATCGTCACATTGCCCCGGGCAAGTTGCCGATCCACGCTTCGCTCGCCACCGGCGCGGTGCACCACCGCTTGACCGAAAAAGGCCTGCGTTGCGATTCCAACATCCTCGTGGAAACCGCGACCGCTCGCGACCCGCATCACTTCGCCGTGTTGATCGGTTTCGGCGCCTCCGCCGTCTATCCGTTCCTGGCCTACGAAGTGCTGGGCGACCTGATCCGTACCGGTGAAGTACTGGGCGACCTCTATGAGGTGTTCAAGAACTACCGTAAAGGCATCACTAAAGGTCTGCTGAAGATCCTGTCGAAGATGGGCATCTCGACCATCACCTCGTACCGCGGTGCGCAGTTGTTCGAGGCCATCGGCCTGTCTGAAGAAGTCTGCGAGCTGAGCTTCCGTGGCGTTCCGAGCCGCATCAAAGGTGCGCGTTTCGTCGACATCGAAGCCGAGCAGAAAGCCCTGGCCACTGAAGCCTGGAGCCCGCGCAAGCCGATCCAGCAAGGCGGCCTGCTGAAGTTCGTCCACGGTGGCGAATATCACGCGTACAACCCGGACGTGGTCAACACCCTGCAAGCCGCTGTGCAGCAAGGCGACTACAGCAAGTTCAAGGAATACACGTCGCTGGTGGACAACCGCCCGGTGTCGATGATCCGTGACATGTTCAAGGTCAAAACCCTGGACACACCGCTGGACATGAGCGAGATCGAACCGCTGGAATCGGTGCTCAAGCGCTTTGACTCCGCGGGCATTTCCCTCGGCGCCTTGTCGCCGGAAGCTCACGAAGCCCTGGCTGAAGCCATGAACCGCCTCGGTGCGCGTTCCAACTCCGGCGAAGGCGGCGAAGACCCGGCGCGCTACGGCACCATCAAGAGCTCGAAAATCAAGCAAGTGGCGACTGGCCGTTTCGGTGTGACCCCGGAATACCTGGTCAACGCTGAAGTGCTGCAGATCAAAGTCGCCCAGGGCGCCAAGCCCGGCGAAGGTGGTCAGTTGCCAGGTGGCAAGGTCAACGGTCTGATCGCCAAGCTGCGTTACGCGGTGCCGGGTGTGACCCTGATCTCGCCGCCACCGCACCACGACATCTATTCGATCGAAGACTTGTCGCAGCTGATTTTCGACCTGAAACAAGTCAACCCGAAGGCGCTGGTCTCGGTGAAGCTGGTGGCAGAAGCGGGCGTCGGCACCATCGCCGCCGGTGTGGCCAAGGCCTACGCGGACTTGATCACCATCTCGGGCTACGACGGCGGCACCGGTGCATCGCCGCTGACGTCGATCAAATACGCGGGCGCTCCGTGGGAACTCGGCCTGGCCGAAACCCACCAGACCCTGCGTGGCAACGACCTGCGTGGCAAAGTCCGGGTGCAGACCGACGGCGGCCTGAAAACCGGCCTCGACGTGATCAAGGCAGCGATCCTCGGCGCTGAAAGCTTCGGTTTCGGCACCGCGCCAATGATCGCGCTGGGTTGCAAATACCTGCGTATTTGCCACCTGAACAACTGCGCCACCGGCGTCGCGACTCAAAACGAGAAGCTGCGTAAAGATCACTACATCGGCACCGTCGACATGGTGGTGAATTTCTTCACCTACGTCGCCGAAGAAACCCGTGAGTGGCTGGCCAAGCTGGGCGTGCGCTCCCTCGAAGAGCTGATCGGTCGTACCGATCTGCTGGAAATCCTCGAAGGCCAGACCGCCAAGCAGAACCATCTGGACCTGACCCCGTTGCTTGGCAGCGATCACATCCCGGCAGACAAGCCACAATTCTGCCAGGTTGACCGCAACCCGCCGTTCGACAAGGGCTTGCTGGCCGAGAAAATGGTCGACCTGGCCACCTCGGCGATCAACGACATGAGCGGCGCCGATTTCGCCCTGGATATCTGCAACTGCGACCGTTCGATCGGCGCGCGGATCTCCGGTGAAATCGCTCGCAAACACGGCAACCAGGGCATGGCGAATGCGCCGATCACCTTCCGCTTCAAAGGGACGGCCGGTCAGAGCTTCGGTGTGTGGAACGCTGGCGGCCTGAACATGTACCTGGAAGGCGACGCCAACGACTACGTCGGCAAAGGCATGACCGGCGGCAAACTGGTCATCGTTCCGCCCAAGGGCAGCGTCTACAAGACTCAGGACAGTGCGATCATCGGTAACACCTGCCTGTACGGCGCCACAGGCGGCAAGCTGTTCGCCGCCGGCACCGCGGGCGAGCGTTTTGCCGTGCGTAACTCCGGTGCCCACACGGTTGTGGAAGGCACTGGCGATCACTGCTGCGAGTACATGACCGGTGGTTTCGTCTGCGTATTGGGCAAGACCGGTTACAACTTCGGCTCTGGCATGACCGGCGGTTTCGCCTACGTGCTCGACCAGGACAACACCTTCGTTGACCGGGTCAACCACGAACTGGTGGAAATCCAGCGGATCAGCGGCGAAGCGATGGAAGCCTATCGCAGCCACCTGCAACGCGTGCTGAACGAGTACGTCGAGGAAACCGACAGCGAGTGGGGTCGTAACCTCGCTGAAAACCTCGATGACTACCTGCGTCGTTTCTGGCTGGTCAAGCCTAAGGCTGCCAACCTGAAATCGTTGCTTTCCAGCACTCGTGCCAACCCGCAGTGA
- a CDS encoding FAD-dependent oxidoreductase, with protein sequence MAERLNNDFQFIDVGRKDPKKKLLRQRKKEFVEIYEPFKPQQSADQAHRCLGCGNPYCEWKCPVHNFIPNWLKLVAEGNILQAAELSHQTNTLPEVCGRVCPQDRLCEGACTLNDGFGAVTIGSVEKYITDTAFAMGWRPDMSKVKPTGKRVAVIGAGPAGLGCADVLVRGGVTPVVFDKNPEIGGLLTFGIPEFKLEKTVLSNRREVFTGMGIEFRLNTEVGKDVTIEQLLEEYDAVFMGMGTYTYMKGGFAGEDLPGVYDALDFLIANVNRNLGFEKSPEDFVDMKGKKVVVLGGGDTAMDCNRTSIRQGAKSVTCAYRRDEANMPGSRKEVKNAKEEGVKFFYNRQPIAIVGEDRVEGVKVVETRLGEPDARGRRSPEPIPGSEEIIPADAVVIAFGFRPSPAPWFEQFDIQTDSQGRVVAPEQGKYKHQTSNPKIFAGGDMVRGSDLVVTAIFEGRNAAEGILDYLGV encoded by the coding sequence ATGGCTGAACGTCTGAATAACGACTTCCAGTTCATCGATGTCGGGCGCAAAGATCCGAAGAAGAAACTGTTGCGTCAACGCAAGAAAGAGTTCGTGGAGATCTACGAACCGTTCAAACCCCAGCAGTCGGCCGACCAGGCCCACCGCTGCCTGGGTTGCGGTAACCCGTATTGCGAATGGAAGTGCCCGGTGCACAACTTCATTCCCAACTGGCTGAAGCTGGTGGCCGAGGGCAACATCCTCCAGGCCGCCGAGCTGTCGCACCAGACCAACACCCTGCCGGAAGTCTGCGGCCGGGTGTGCCCGCAAGATCGTCTGTGCGAGGGTGCCTGCACCCTCAACGACGGCTTCGGCGCGGTGACCATCGGTTCGGTCGAGAAGTACATCACCGACACCGCATTCGCCATGGGCTGGCGCCCGGACATGTCCAAGGTCAAACCGACCGGCAAACGTGTTGCCGTCATCGGCGCAGGCCCGGCGGGCCTGGGTTGTGCCGACGTGCTGGTGCGCGGTGGCGTGACCCCGGTGGTGTTCGACAAGAACCCGGAAATCGGCGGCTTGCTGACCTTCGGCATCCCCGAGTTCAAGCTGGAAAAGACCGTGCTGAGCAATCGCCGCGAAGTCTTCACCGGCATGGGCATCGAGTTCCGCCTGAACACCGAAGTGGGCAAGGACGTGACCATCGAGCAACTGCTCGAAGAATACGATGCCGTGTTCATGGGCATGGGCACCTACACCTACATGAAGGGCGGTTTTGCCGGTGAGGACCTGCCGGGCGTGTATGACGCGCTGGACTTCCTGATCGCCAACGTCAACCGCAACCTGGGCTTTGAAAAGTCGCCGGAAGATTTCGTCGACATGAAAGGCAAGAAGGTCGTGGTACTGGGCGGCGGCGATACGGCGATGGACTGCAACCGTACCTCGATCCGCCAGGGCGCCAAGTCGGTGACCTGTGCGTACCGTCGGGACGAAGCGAACATGCCGGGCTCGCGCAAAGAGGTGAAGAACGCCAAGGAAGAAGGCGTGAAATTCTTCTACAACCGCCAGCCGATTGCCATCGTTGGTGAAGACCGCGTAGAAGGTGTGAAAGTGGTCGAGACCCGTCTCGGCGAACCGGACGCCCGTGGCCGTCGCAGCCCTGAGCCGATCCCGGGCTCCGAAGAGATCATCCCGGCCGACGCCGTGGTCATCGCGTTCGGTTTCCGTCCAAGCCCGGCGCCGTGGTTCGAACAGTTCGACATCCAGACCGATAGCCAGGGCCGCGTTGTGGCGCCGGAGCAAGGTAAGTACAAGCACCAGACCAGCAACCCGAAAATCTTCGCCGGTGGCGACATGGTTCGTGGTTCTGACCTGGTGGTGACGGCGATCTTCGAAGGCCGCAATGCGGCTGAAGGGATCCTGGATTACCTGGGCGTCTAA